The Xiphophorus couchianus chromosome 5, X_couchianus-1.0, whole genome shotgun sequence genome includes a region encoding these proteins:
- the LOC114145655 gene encoding uncharacterized protein LOC114145655, whose translation MGCLFLMVLSLTVLLLDANNFPPVNMGRLQYAVSQILNRYRPSYEVEGQRKTPMFSLVARIPFNSETNQYDISQVTDDANNVKDTIVGCEVYTGTNILAATVLRWPDVVAQCPDGRVQWPIRSQATTWADAYCQNARSFNEGRAEHAEYRILQNLHTWLNNQNMGQDLLLFYAFASPCTRTCTNRDSDYNILSPLTGYVEFNIVFVFSKVHQPRNVIMSPDVLQDALKNLGGTIGLDRIFRCDRVNGRIKCVNCNDNENVAGWCYDDNQPPA comes from the exons ATGGGTTGCCTGTTCTTGATGGTGCTTTCACTGACTGTGTTGCTGCTTGATGCAAACAATTTCCCACCTGTAAACATGGGCCGACTACAATATGCAGTTTCACAAATCTTGAATCG CTACAGACCAAGCTATGAGGTTGAAGGTCAAAG gaAAACCCCCATGTTCAGTCTGGTTGCGAGAATCCCGTTCAACAGTGAAACTAATCAGTATGATATCAGCCAAGTCACTGATGATGCCAATAATGTAAAGGACACCATCGTAGGTTGTGAGGTTTACACTGGAACAAATATACTGGCAGCCACAGTTTTAAGATGGCCTGATGTTGTGGCTCAGTGTCCGGATGGACGTGTTCAGTGGCCTATAAGAAGCCAGGCTACAACTTGGGCGGACGCGTACTGTCAGAATGCGAGGTCATTTAATGAAGGCAGAGCTGAGCATGCAGAGTATCGTATTCTGCAGAACTTGCATACTTGGCTCAACAATCAAAATATGGGACAAGACCTGTTGCTTTTTTACGCCTTTGCTTCTCCATGTACTAGAACATGTACAAACAGAGACAGTGACTATAATATTCTGAGTCCCTTGACAGGCTACGTAGAGTTTAAcatagtgtttgtgttttctaaagTGCACCAGCCTAGAAATGTCATTATGTCTCCAGACGTTCTACAGGATGCTCTGAAGAACCTGGGGGGAACAATCGGTCTGGACCGCATATTTCGTTGTGATAGGGTGAATGGTAGGATAAAATGTGTAAACTGTAATGATAATGAAAATGTTGCTGGGTGGTGTTATGATGATAATCAACCGCCAGCCTAA
- the LOC114145036 gene encoding uncharacterized protein LOC114145036 encodes MFTLSTPLLLTQRENIRSVFTTQEDGSPVLHGAFTDCVAANSFPPAVDETQLKNLVSQVLNLYRPTYEFNNSMKRPMFSLVARIPFNSETNQYDISQVTDDANNVKDTIIGCDVYNGTNILAATVLRWPDVVDQCPDGRVQWPIRSQARTWAEAYRQNTRSFNEGTAVHAEYRTLQNLHTWLNNHNIGQDLLLIYVYASPCAKRCTNRDNKGNILKLLTDYVEFNIVFVFSKVFKPRNTIIPPEDLQDALRNLGGTIGLQRIFRCDEVNGRMKCVNCSNNTGNITGWCYDDNQQPGKKRQGGTTS; translated from the exons ATGTTCACTTTATCAACACCTTTACTCCTgacacaaagagaaaacatcAGAAGCGTCTTTACAACACAAGAAG ATGGGTCTCCTGTCCTTCATGGTGCTTTCACTGACTGTGTTGCTGCAAACAGTTTCCCGCCTGCAGTGGACGAGACCCAACTAAAAAATCTAGTTTCACAAGTCTTGAATCT CTACAGACCAACATACGAGTTCAATAATTCTAT GAAACGCCCCATGTTCAGTCTGGTTGCGAGAATTCCGTTCAACAGTGAAACTAATCAGTATGATATCAGCCAAGTCACTGATGATGCCAATAATGTAAAGGACACCATCATAGGTTGTGACGTTTACAATGGAACAAATATACTGGCAGCCACAGTTTTAAGATGGCCTGATGTTGTGGATCAGTGTCCGGATGGACGTGTTCAGTGGCCTATAAGAAGCCAGGCTAGAACTTGGGCGGAGGCGTACCGTCAGAATACGAGGTCATTTAATGAAGGCACAGCTGTGCATGCAGAGTATCGTACTCTTCAGAACTTGCATACTTGGCTCAACAATCACAATATAGGACAAGACCTGTTGCTTATTTATGTCTATGCTTCTCCATGTGCTAAGAGATGTACAAACAGAGACAATAAGGGTAATATTCTGAAACTCTTAACAGACTATGTAGAGTTTAAcatagtgtttgtgttttctaaagTATTCAAGCCTAGAAATACCATTATACCTCCAGAGGATCTACAGGATGCTCTGAGGAACCTGGGGGGAACAATTGGTCTGCAACGCATATTTCGTTGTGATGAAGTGAATGGTAGGATGAAATGTGTAAACTGTAGTAATAATACTGGAAATATTACTGGGTGGTGTTATGATGATAATCAACAGCCTGGCAAAAAAAGGCAGGGG GGAACAACGTCCTGA